In one window of Candidatus Deferrimicrobiaceae bacterium DNA:
- a CDS encoding cation-translocating P-type ATPase, protein MTPVPTNTRIFVPAMDCPDEEREIRAALSRLPTVSSLTFHLFSRQVEVLHENDLDRILAALREIGMPGQAVDESFRKTDLPEAPSAPLRTFGASLLLLALAVAARLLHLFPEAGAWTFLPAVLVGGFPVAWRGFREVRNRSLNMNALMTLSIAGAAAMGEMTEAAVVVTLFALANYLEAKSLDRARRATAALFERAPEQAVVREDGADRVIPAEYVRPGDLLVIRAGERVPVDAIVREGVSEVDESVLTGESLPVSKSPESELHAGAVNGLGLLLAEAVRPLSDSTLARILRRVEEAQAGKAPVQAAMERFASIYTPAVLVLGILTAAVPPLLGMGTPLAWAYRALVVLVIACPCAIVLAAPVATISALTRATREGILVKGTNALETLGRVSAVAFDKTGTLTRGRLRAVRVRPLGGATAREVVRLAATVEFGSAHPAAEALRHEAQRLGLAGALDTSRATGFAVHEGRGVSAEIEGRTIYVGNRRLFDEIGDAGPEIDAALARGGAPSGRTLSIVGSASGVLGIIEMEDVPRDEAESVVRALRAMGIFRLAMLTGDQDDVARATAAAVGIEEVYAGLLPEDKQMLVRRMVSEKGIVAFVGDGINDAPALALASVGIAMGSAGSPAAIETADVVLMSGDLHRLPGAVALGRRMVSVVRQNVAASLFIKACFLAAAAAGYASLWMAVVADMGTTLLVIFNGLRLLGSIPRKGR, encoded by the coding sequence ATGACCCCTGTCCCGACAAACACCCGTATTTTCGTTCCCGCGATGGACTGCCCCGACGAGGAGCGCGAGATCCGTGCGGCGCTCTCCCGACTCCCGACCGTTTCCTCGCTGACGTTCCACCTGTTCTCCCGGCAGGTCGAGGTCCTCCACGAAAACGACCTCGACCGCATCCTGGCCGCGCTCCGGGAAATCGGCATGCCCGGGCAGGCGGTGGACGAATCGTTCCGGAAGACCGACCTTCCCGAAGCCCCGAGTGCGCCGCTGCGCACCTTCGGCGCCTCGCTGTTGCTGCTGGCGCTCGCCGTCGCCGCCCGGTTGCTCCACCTGTTCCCCGAAGCCGGCGCCTGGACCTTCCTCCCCGCCGTCCTCGTCGGCGGATTTCCCGTCGCCTGGCGCGGGTTCCGCGAGGTCCGAAACCGGTCGCTCAACATGAACGCGCTGATGACCCTATCGATCGCCGGCGCCGCGGCCATGGGCGAAATGACGGAAGCAGCGGTCGTCGTCACCCTGTTCGCGCTGGCCAACTACCTTGAGGCCAAGAGCCTCGACCGGGCGCGTCGCGCCACCGCCGCGCTGTTCGAACGCGCGCCGGAACAGGCCGTCGTCCGCGAGGACGGGGCCGACCGGGTGATTCCCGCCGAGTACGTCCGGCCGGGCGACCTGCTGGTGATCCGCGCCGGAGAGCGGGTTCCCGTCGACGCGATCGTCCGGGAGGGCGTTTCCGAGGTCGACGAGTCGGTGCTGACCGGGGAATCGCTCCCGGTCTCCAAGTCCCCCGAGAGCGAGCTTCATGCCGGCGCCGTCAACGGACTCGGGCTCCTGCTGGCCGAAGCTGTGCGGCCGCTGTCCGATTCGACGCTTGCCCGGATCCTGCGCCGGGTCGAGGAGGCGCAGGCGGGGAAGGCGCCCGTCCAGGCGGCCATGGAGCGATTCGCGTCGATCTACACGCCCGCCGTGCTCGTCCTGGGCATCCTCACCGCCGCCGTCCCCCCGCTGCTCGGGATGGGCACCCCCCTGGCCTGGGCCTACCGGGCGCTGGTCGTGCTCGTCATCGCCTGCCCGTGCGCCATCGTCCTGGCCGCGCCGGTCGCCACCATCTCGGCGCTGACGCGCGCGACCCGCGAAGGCATCCTCGTCAAAGGAACGAACGCGCTCGAGACGCTCGGTCGCGTCAGCGCCGTCGCGTTCGACAAGACCGGCACGTTGACGCGCGGCCGCCTGCGCGCCGTGCGGGTGCGGCCGCTGGGCGGCGCCACGGCCCGCGAAGTCGTCCGGCTCGCGGCCACCGTCGAGTTCGGATCCGCGCACCCGGCCGCCGAGGCGCTGCGCCACGAAGCGCAGCGGCTCGGGCTCGCCGGCGCGCTCGACACCTCCCGGGCAACCGGCTTCGCCGTCCACGAAGGACGCGGCGTCTCGGCCGAGATCGAAGGCCGGACGATCTACGTCGGCAACCGGCGGCTGTTCGACGAGATCGGCGACGCCGGTCCCGAGATCGATGCCGCGCTGGCCAGGGGCGGGGCCCCCTCCGGGCGGACGCTGTCGATCGTCGGGAGCGCATCCGGCGTCCTGGGCATCATCGAGATGGAGGACGTCCCCCGAGACGAAGCGGAATCGGTCGTGCGCGCGCTCCGGGCCATGGGAATCTTTCGGCTCGCGATGCTGACCGGCGACCAGGACGACGTGGCGCGGGCCACAGCCGCCGCCGTGGGAATCGAAGAGGTCTACGCCGGACTGCTCCCCGAGGACAAGCAGATGCTGGTCCGCCGGATGGTCTCCGAAAAGGGGATCGTCGCGTTCGTCGGAGACGGCATCAACGACGCCCCCGCGCTGGCGCTGGCTTCCGTCGGCATCGCCATGGGATCGGCCGGCTCGCCCGCCGCGATCGAGACGGCCGACGTCGTCCTGATGTCGGGCGACCTGCACCGGCTCCCCGGCGCCGTCGCGCTCGGCCGCCGCATGGTGTCCGTCGTCCGCCAGAACGTGGCGGCGTCGCTCTTCATCAAGGCCTGCTTCCTCGCAGCGGCGGCGGCAGGCTATGCGTCGCTCTGGATGGCGGTCGTTGCCGACATGGGCACGACGCTGCTCGTCATTTTCAACGGCTTGCGGCTGCTGGGGTCCATTCCCCGGAAGGGAAGGTAA
- a CDS encoding MFS transporter, with translation MTKSRLHRNVLALGIVSFFTDFSSEMIYPLLPVFLSATLGAGPAALGLIEGVAETTASLLKLFSGMASDRVKRKKPLVLAGYGLSALMRPMMAFAFAWPHVLVVRFADRIGKGVRTSPRDALLAAYVPPADRGRAYGLQRAMDHLGAVVGPLAAFALLYGAGLPLRTVFLWSAVPGAVAVIVLLTAVREVPGPKPAGPPPKLFGTALPDPFRRYIAIVALFTLGNASDAFLILRAVQEGIHVKYVPLLWGAFHVVKSTLSTPAGALADRWDRKKMIVAGWMVYAATYAAWGFAEGPAWMVALFLVYALYSAATEGAERALVADFVPQSLRGTAFGWFHLAVGISALPASVLFGALYAWRGAPTAFLTAAALALLSSVLLLALKTPRPGDAR, from the coding sequence GTGACGAAGTCCAGGCTCCACCGGAACGTCCTCGCGCTGGGCATCGTCAGTTTCTTCACCGACTTCTCCAGCGAGATGATCTATCCGCTGCTCCCCGTATTCCTCTCCGCGACGCTGGGCGCGGGCCCGGCGGCGCTCGGACTCATCGAGGGCGTCGCGGAAACGACGGCCAGCCTGCTCAAGCTGTTTTCCGGCATGGCGTCCGACCGGGTGAAACGGAAAAAGCCGCTGGTGCTGGCCGGCTACGGGCTTTCGGCGCTGATGCGGCCGATGATGGCGTTCGCGTTTGCCTGGCCGCACGTCCTGGTGGTGCGATTCGCCGACCGGATCGGCAAGGGCGTGCGCACCTCGCCGCGTGACGCGCTGCTCGCCGCCTACGTCCCGCCGGCGGACCGCGGGCGCGCCTACGGGCTCCAGCGGGCGATGGACCATCTCGGCGCGGTCGTCGGACCGCTCGCCGCCTTCGCCCTGCTTTATGGCGCCGGCTTGCCGCTGCGCACGGTGTTCCTCTGGTCGGCCGTCCCCGGCGCCGTCGCCGTCATCGTGCTCCTCACGGCCGTGCGGGAAGTCCCCGGGCCGAAGCCCGCGGGCCCGCCGCCGAAGCTGTTCGGAACGGCGCTTCCCGACCCGTTCCGCCGCTACATTGCCATCGTGGCGCTGTTCACGCTGGGCAACGCGAGCGACGCCTTCCTCATCCTGCGCGCCGTCCAGGAAGGCATCCACGTCAAGTACGTCCCGCTTTTGTGGGGTGCGTTCCACGTCGTCAAATCGACGCTCTCGACGCCCGCGGGCGCGCTGGCCGACCGGTGGGACCGGAAGAAGATGATCGTTGCGGGATGGATGGTCTACGCGGCGACCTACGCCGCCTGGGGATTTGCGGAAGGGCCCGCCTGGATGGTCGCCCTGTTCCTCGTCTATGCGCTATACTCGGCCGCGACCGAGGGCGCCGAGCGGGCGCTCGTGGCCGACTTCGTGCCGCAGTCGCTGCGCGGCACCGCGTTCGGCTGGTTCCACCTGGCGGTCGGCATCTCGGCGCTTCCCGCCAGCGTCCTGTTCGGCGCGCTCTACGCCTGGCGCGGCGCGCCGACCGCCTTCCTGACCGCCGCTGCGCTCGCGCTGCTCTCATCGGTGCTGTTGCTGGCGCTCAAGACGCCGCGTCCGGGGGATGCCCGCTGA
- a CDS encoding class II fumarate hydratase, producing the protein MTTYRVEKDSMGEVRVPAEAYYGAQTQRAVDNFPVSGSPMPMAVAHAAAMIKGLGAKSNATLGLLKPELAEAIAAASREAVAGKFDDQFVVDVFQTGSGTSTNMNVNEVLANRANELLGGPRGGNAPVHPNDHVNRCQSSNDVIPSAIRIAARRALSEEVAPAFEALREALSAKAAEFADVLKIGRTHLQDAVPVTLGQEFSAYAAQVANGLNRIRSTYHDLEALPLGGTAVGTGLNAHPDFAPRTIAAIASATGIPFRAAENRFEAMGAQDPLVAASGALKGMAVSLLKIAHDLRLLASGPRCGFGEIDLPELQPGSSIMPGKVNPVILEMTIQVSAQVIGNDAAVTLGGALGILELNVMLPVIARNVLESASLLTAAAGLLSGKCVGGITANREKCAQSIERSLAMVTPLAVRIGYNKAAELAHEAFVTGKTIRELLTEKALMPKEEIDAILDPKTMI; encoded by the coding sequence ATGACGACCTACCGGGTCGAGAAGGATTCGATGGGCGAAGTCCGGGTTCCCGCGGAGGCGTATTACGGGGCGCAGACGCAGCGGGCGGTCGACAACTTTCCCGTGAGCGGCAGCCCGATGCCGATGGCCGTGGCGCACGCGGCGGCGATGATCAAGGGACTCGGGGCAAAGAGCAATGCGACGCTCGGCCTGCTGAAGCCGGAACTGGCGGAGGCGATCGCCGCGGCGTCGCGGGAAGCCGTCGCCGGGAAGTTCGACGACCAGTTCGTCGTCGACGTGTTCCAGACCGGGTCGGGCACGTCGACCAACATGAACGTCAACGAGGTGCTGGCCAACCGCGCGAACGAGCTTCTCGGGGGGCCGCGCGGCGGCAACGCGCCGGTGCATCCCAATGACCACGTCAACCGCTGCCAGTCGAGCAACGACGTGATCCCGTCGGCGATCCGGATTGCGGCGCGGCGGGCGTTGTCGGAAGAAGTCGCGCCGGCGTTCGAGGCGCTGCGCGAGGCGCTGTCGGCCAAGGCGGCCGAATTCGCGGACGTGCTCAAGATCGGGCGGACGCACCTGCAGGATGCGGTGCCGGTGACGCTGGGGCAGGAGTTCTCGGCCTACGCGGCGCAGGTCGCAAACGGGCTGAACCGGATCCGGTCGACGTACCACGACCTCGAGGCGCTGCCGTTGGGCGGGACGGCAGTGGGGACCGGGCTCAACGCACACCCCGATTTCGCGCCACGAACGATTGCGGCCATCGCATCGGCGACCGGAATCCCCTTCCGCGCGGCCGAGAACCGTTTCGAGGCGATGGGGGCTCAGGACCCGCTCGTCGCGGCGTCGGGCGCCCTGAAGGGGATGGCGGTCTCGCTCCTGAAGATCGCGCACGACCTGCGGCTCCTCGCTTCGGGACCCCGCTGCGGGTTTGGCGAAATCGACCTGCCCGAGCTGCAGCCCGGTTCGTCGATCATGCCGGGCAAGGTCAACCCGGTGATCCTCGAGATGACGATCCAGGTCTCGGCGCAGGTGATCGGGAACGATGCGGCGGTGACGCTCGGCGGCGCGCTCGGCATCCTCGAGCTCAATGTCATGCTGCCGGTGATCGCCAGGAACGTGCTCGAATCGGCGTCGCTCCTGACGGCCGCGGCCGGGTTGCTCTCGGGGAAGTGCGTCGGAGGCATCACGGCCAACCGGGAGAAGTGCGCCCAATCGATCGAGCGCAGCCTCGCGATGGTGACGCCGCTGGCGGTCAGGATCGGCTACAACAAGGCCGCCGAGCTGGCGCACGAGGCCTTCGTCACGGGGAAGACGATTCGCGAGCTGCTGACCGAAAAGGCGCTGATGCCGAAGGAGGAGATCGACGCGATCCTCGACCCGAAGACGATGATCTGA